The following proteins are co-located in the Pseudoalteromonas sp. N1230-9 genome:
- a CDS encoding DUF2069 domain-containing protein — MSTNSEVTPPIAKKPITKRFQRFALTGYIGLLILMPIWLFLIAPREGHSNAFIFVVYIVPLLLPLKGIIQDKPYTYAWANFIVMFYFIHGFTLLWVAQDQLIWVLLELTFASLMFIGCTYYARHRGQELGLKIRKLKEELAEEKAAHEHDK, encoded by the coding sequence ATGAGCACAAACTCAGAAGTAACCCCCCCTATTGCCAAAAAACCGATTACAAAACGTTTTCAGCGATTTGCATTAACCGGTTACATTGGCTTATTAATTTTAATGCCTATTTGGTTATTCCTAATTGCTCCTAGGGAAGGCCATAGTAATGCCTTTATATTTGTTGTTTATATAGTGCCATTACTCTTACCATTAAAAGGAATTATTCAAGACAAGCCCTACACATATGCGTGGGCTAATTTTATTGTCATGTTTTATTTTATTCATGGCTTTACACTACTGTGGGTCGCCCAAGATCAACTCATTTGGGTACTGTTAGAGTTAACTTTTGCTAGCCTCATGTTTATTGGTTGCACGTATTATGCGCGCCATCGTGGGCAGGAATTAGGGTTAAAAATACGTAAACTCAAAGAAGAGCTTGCTGAGGAAAAAGCAGCCCACGAGCACGACAAATAG
- the wrbA gene encoding NAD(P)H:quinone oxidoreductase, which produces MSLNIVVLYHSSHGSVEAMAHEIAESIEQQGATALLRTFVKRQAHDIVISKDDLIHCDGLAFGTPTRFGMMASQAKSFWETTSDLWLKGQLIDKPACVFSSSSSMHGGNEATLLNLSLPLLHHGMMLLGVPYDVPELLSTETGGTPYGATHVAGTNNSNVLSKDEMKICHSVGKRLAQIASKLQ; this is translated from the coding sequence ATGTCACTTAACATTGTTGTGTTATACCACTCAAGTCATGGCTCTGTAGAAGCCATGGCCCACGAAATTGCAGAGTCAATTGAACAGCAAGGTGCAACAGCCTTACTGCGCACCTTTGTTAAACGCCAAGCTCACGATATTGTCATAAGCAAAGACGACCTTATTCATTGTGATGGTCTCGCCTTTGGCACCCCTACCCGTTTTGGTATGATGGCATCACAAGCGAAAAGTTTCTGGGAAACAACCAGTGATCTGTGGCTAAAAGGACAATTGATCGATAAACCAGCCTGTGTTTTTTCGTCATCAAGCAGTATGCATGGTGGTAACGAAGCAACCTTACTTAACTTATCATTACCTTTATTACACCACGGCATGATGTTACTAGGCGTGCCATACGATGTGCCCGAATTACTGAGCACAGAGACAGGTGGAACCCCATACGGTGCAACACATGTTGCTGGTACTAACAATAGTAATGTTCTCAGTAAAGATGAAATGAAAATTTGCCACAGTGTTGGAAAACGTTTGGCGCAGATTGCGAGTAAACTACAATGA
- a CDS encoding ankyrin repeat domain-containing protein translates to MENVLIWPKEYPLLIKGLVEQNGAYILDALEAWPACQSTNEDDGVCTTVLPPIYYLSWLTPLEPFEECYFQHISEFDEAAQHYINAMKSHFYENDYTPETLVLMLCQRLEQYASAFAQSAVKTPITLIRQLFNRRYFTVIEHVLSQGAKMSADDVLVLWTEVDFRERFSGFIPDSVTELEQLTELAAEKVALGEDYFTLLKLVSPDVDSASLLEQALLAHLSHESAKQTMAKRFIEQGATGTLADENGKTAFMWATEKGYVNVVETLLEHQDKTIQDIKGNTALHYAVLAENEPLLVLLLKQGFDYRVRNNDGLSCYRLAVSIKADSLVKCLEREFGIKELSPEGQFDRVKKVHLLHAIVTLLLPMQLFFFFDDSIAIKSELTLSFTLVAILCFFFATSLKRCALYPHLRHPWGLFLLRLFSLFSLIAQVGLASIVALATLSELV, encoded by the coding sequence ATGGAAAATGTACTGATTTGGCCAAAGGAATACCCGTTACTGATCAAAGGATTAGTCGAACAAAATGGGGCCTATATTTTAGATGCGTTAGAAGCTTGGCCTGCATGCCAATCTACCAATGAAGACGATGGTGTATGCACGACTGTATTACCTCCTATCTATTATCTTTCTTGGCTAACACCCCTTGAGCCATTTGAGGAATGTTATTTTCAGCATATTTCTGAGTTTGATGAGGCTGCGCAGCATTATATCAATGCAATGAAGTCTCACTTTTATGAAAACGATTACACGCCTGAAACGCTTGTGCTGATGCTTTGCCAACGATTGGAACAATATGCGAGTGCATTTGCGCAATCTGCGGTTAAAACGCCAATTACTCTCATTCGCCAATTATTTAACCGCCGCTATTTTACTGTTATTGAACATGTGTTAAGTCAAGGTGCGAAAATGTCCGCGGATGATGTATTAGTTCTGTGGACTGAAGTTGATTTTAGAGAGCGTTTCAGTGGTTTTATACCTGATTCAGTTACTGAACTTGAGCAATTAACAGAACTTGCCGCAGAAAAAGTCGCCCTTGGTGAGGATTATTTCACGTTATTAAAATTAGTTTCGCCGGATGTCGATTCAGCTTCGCTTCTTGAGCAAGCATTGTTAGCTCACTTAAGCCATGAGAGTGCTAAGCAAACAATGGCAAAACGTTTTATTGAGCAAGGAGCAACGGGCACACTGGCAGATGAAAACGGCAAAACAGCATTTATGTGGGCTACAGAGAAGGGCTACGTCAATGTTGTTGAGACTTTGCTGGAGCATCAAGATAAAACGATTCAGGATATAAAAGGTAATACAGCATTACACTATGCCGTGCTTGCTGAAAATGAACCATTACTAGTGTTATTACTAAAACAAGGTTTTGATTATCGTGTACGCAATAACGATGGTTTAAGCTGCTATCGCCTGGCGGTGAGTATAAAAGCAGATAGCCTTGTAAAATGTCTTGAGCGTGAATTTGGCATTAAAGAATTATCACCAGAGGGGCAATTTGATCGTGTTAAGAAAGTGCACCTTCTCCACGCAATTGTTACCTTGTTGCTGCCAATGCAGTTATTCTTCTTTTTTGATGACAGTATTGCAATAAAAAGTGAATTAACACTGAGCTTCACTTTGGTGGCTATTTTGTGTTTCTTTTTTGCAACGAGCTTAAAGCGTTGCGCACTTTATCCACATTTACGCCATCCTTGGGGTTTATTCTTACTGAGATTATTCTCATTGTTTAGCTTGATTGCTCAAGTGGGGTTAGCCAGTATTGTTGCATTAGCAACTTTATCCGAATTGGTTTAA
- the arsC gene encoding arsenate reductase (glutaredoxin) (This arsenate reductase requires both glutathione and glutaredoxin to convert arsenate to arsenite, after which the efflux transporter formed by ArsA and ArsB can extrude the arsenite from the cell, providing resistance.) has translation MSVTIYHNPRCSKSRETLALLESNNVQPNVVEYLKTPLDEQQIATLVTQLGFTSARELMRTKEDIYKELELKNEQDEGKLIAAMAANPKLIERPIVEHNNKAALGRPPENVLSVL, from the coding sequence ATGTCTGTGACTATTTATCATAATCCGCGTTGTTCAAAATCACGTGAAACGCTTGCCCTTTTAGAAAGTAATAACGTCCAACCTAATGTGGTTGAGTATTTAAAAACACCGCTTGATGAGCAACAAATCGCCACGCTAGTAACGCAACTTGGCTTTACCTCGGCACGTGAATTAATGCGCACAAAAGAAGACATCTACAAAGAGCTTGAGCTTAAAAACGAACAAGACGAAGGCAAGCTAATTGCGGCGATGGCGGCAAACCCTAAATTAATAGAGCGTCCTATTGTAGAGCACAATAATAAAGCTGCGCTTGGTCGTCCACCTGAAAACGTATTAAGCGTACTTTAA